The Colletotrichum destructivum chromosome 8, complete sequence genome includes the window GCTTCAAAATATGGTTACTAAGTCGCTAACGGCGTCTCTCTCACCGTTTTGTCGCATCCCGGGAGCCGCATACCTAGACCTTCCGTTTTGCCCTTCATTTACCTCATCGACGGGTGGCGGCCAGGACTCTGGGCCTGCAAACGTCGAGTTTGATGATCTGATGAACGTCCAGTCGCAGTTTGAGCAGGTACTCGAACgcagcgccgacggcgttTCGTTGCCCATGGAAATGAAACGCTCCGAGTCCTCGATCCGCGACTTGCGTACCATGGTTCGATACTCGGAGTTGCCGCAGCGGGACGAGCTCGTCTACGAATTCAACGAGTATATCGACACGGCGCGTTTGACGGCCGCCGACCTGCAAAAGTTCAACGTCCATGTCGGGTCTGCTGTCGACTCCGTCATCTCCATTAACCGTTGGACATCTCGCTATCTAGACACACTTTCCGCTTCGGAGACTACTGATGTAGGCATCCTCTCTCAGTGGTCCAGCTGGGTCTTCTACCCGTTCACTCCGACTATAACGCCATTCTCAGAACGGACCCTTCTCGACAAATACGTTGAACACACTGCCATGGTTTCCGACCGCATCTCGTCGCTCATCGTGGAGGCACAAGGCGTCCTGCTTCTCTTGacaaaggccgaggagcatcTCAATCAAATTTACGAGCTCGTTACCCGTTCGTCAAACTCCGTCAAATCTCGCCGTGACGAGGTTCTTTGGACGCTGTGGACCCTTGTCGGTGCGAATAATAAACGCCTTCACAACCTCAACGCCCAGCTCTCCCTACTTCGGCAGGTGGACCGCCAGCGCAGCACAGCGGTCGCGCAGCTCTCGGCGCTCATCGTTGATCTCGAGAAGATACAAGCTGGCCTAGGCGATCTCCGCGACCGCGTGGCCGCGCCTGAGCTTCTCAGTGACTCCGTCGCCGCGATCCCGCTGACCGTGCATATCGAGACCATCGACCGCGGAGTCGAGCGGCTTGAGGATGCGCGGCAGCGGATCCGCGCCAACGAGAACGACAAGATTCGCGAAGCTCTGGTCAGGGGCGGCACCAAGGAGGATGACAAGCTCATCGACGGCCGGTCGTGATACAAACTCTTTGAAAGCTGGTTCACTGGAAGATGGAACGCCAAGACTGGGGGCAGACGAGAGTTTTAGATACGGTTTGCAAGGCATGTATGTGGCTCTATAAGACGAGCAGGCGTTCGGCTTGGCGAACCAGATTGGATGAAATATGGCACATGCCAAAAGATTCGGATGAAACGAAACACCAAGTACAGCGAAGATACCATGCACTTAGAGATTCTTGTTAGTAGTTGCTTCTGTCTATTTGCTTCCGTGGCCATGCATTTGCGATTTGAAAAAGACAGCACGAACGGAACGGGTTACAGCGGTGAGTAAACATCTTTGATTAAGATGTGCTTGTCTCCAAAAACCAGGAACGGCCTGAAACGACAAGTTTGCCTGGTTCAAGTTCTGTCCAACTAGCGCAAGTCGCCTTGGGACAGAAGCTGTCAAAAAATAACCGAATGAGGAAAACTTTTGCGGATATGCATAGAATCCTCCAAATAGCCGTTTGATGCAAGTCCTTCCCAATAGGGTATATCCAGTCCAAAGGTTGGGTAAAGGTTGTGTCTTGAAGACGCagaaaaataaaaaaggGTACGTGGGACGAAGAGTGCGACCCGTGCTTGAAAAAAGTTGAATAAACCCGTCCGAGGGCAGTTCGCAGCCCATTGAGTCTAATCATCGTGACTGTAAAGTGAATTTGTCTCCTCATCACCCCCATTATTGGGCGATAGTCAAGAAGTGTCATTGGTATTTGTCATCATGTCCCTTCATGTTCCTTTCAAAAATCGACCCTGAGGCTGTCCCTTTACCTAACCGTAAAACGCCTTTGCACCATGCGACCACAAATTCAACGCAAATGTCCGAGAGTGAATTCGGTCACGAGAAGCCTGGGAAGACTTTGACAACGTAACGTTTCCCTGTAGACTTGGTTAGTAAAGATGTAGGGCCACCACCAGTCTCATACTTACATGCAGGTGAGCGGCCTTCGGGATCATCATCAAAAGGCGTGCCTGCGAGCGCTCTCATCCGCGCCCGTGCCAAAGCCGACGGGCTCTTGCGCCCTTCTGGCCGTTGATTAGCTTGCTTGGAGTCGTCCGATGAGGGAACATGTAGTCGCAAGCCCCCTGTTTTACGCCGCTTGTTTCGGTGAGAGTGCTGAGCTACCGCggctggccgaggtggcTTAGGTTGTTGCTGCGATATTTCTCGACATTCGGAATGACTTAAGGGTCGATCCGAATCCTCTTGCTCCTCTTGAGTTGGTTCGAGGGTTTGTGACAAGGGAGCAGCCTCCAGGTCGGAAGGGGTTCTAGCATTCGCCGACTCTTGACCTGTTTTTGGAGACTTGGCGGGTAACAcgggcgtcatcggcgtTTCTGCCCGGGGGGGTGCCGCTTTGTCCGTGCCGAATAGCCGCTTCCCCCAATGTTTGCTTGTCACCtccgcttcctcgtcgtctgaCTCGTCCAACACCACCCTCTCCCTCAAACGCCGGATCGCCCGCTCGCGACGTACCATGCCGTTAGTAATCTTCGGACAGTAATTGCGCGGCAACATATTCCTCTTGCAAATTGGGCATAGTGAGCTGTTCAGGCCCAGGAATTCGTCGATGCATTCAGGGTGGAAGATGTGCCCGCAAGGCAGCTCCCGAATAATGGATTCTCGATCCAGGTAATTTTCCAAGCAAATGTGGCATTGCGGCTGATAGTTCGTGGCGACGGTGCTTGTCGAGCTGTTCATGCTGGCTCTCCTCGCTCTCGACCTGGCTGTGGTGGATTCAGATATGGTACGTTGATCGGCCCGCATGCTCCGGGGTGACCTGAGGGATTTCGGGGGCCTCGTTGTGGAAGGTGTGCTGGCCATCTCTGGTTGAAAACTGTATGTGAACAGCGGGAAGCCCTTCACATGGTTGACCGGCACTGTGACGCGCTTGATGCCCATCGCTTCCAAGTCGACCTCTCCGCTCAACACCCTCCGACGTAATGATATTCTCCGTCTCCGCTGTACTAGGTGCATTGTGAGTGACAGACAGGCGATGATGAACAACacaacgccgacgaccgTGAGAATCCAGGTCCACATGGCGGGGACACTGTCACGGTCCTTCACCGTCAATTCGGTCCATATGCGAACaaagtcgtcgtcatggGGCTCGTATCTTTGCTCTATTTGGTCGCCGAAAGGGATTTGGGAGATGTTGCCGGAATAAAGGCTGAGTTGGCGCATCATTTTGTTGCCTTCAGCACCGGGGATGGCGAATATGGGGAAGCGATTTTGGGAGCGCCAAGCATCGCCATCTTCGAGATCCCATATCGGCGAGTCGGCGCCTTGAGGTTCCCTCGTCGAGTTATTGGGGCGGTAGAAGATGAAGGCACGGATGGGATCGAGACGAGCCGACGCCAGGTATGCCCTTGTGCAAGTGGCATTGAACCATGGCGCAAGGGCAATGAGATTGTAGTTGGAAGGAGGCAGGGTCGCCTGGGTGGTGGCATTTCGAGGAATGATGTCGTACTGCTGTTCGTAACATGGGTCGGTGACGCTGAGGTCCGGTATGTAGAGTAGACCTCGGATGATTCCATCATGCGTCTCTGAGTTGGTGGTGCTCAGTGTTGTAAGGTTTGCCGAGATGGTGTCCTGGTAAGCGAGGGACCTCTGCATGTTGCGTTAGACCAATCCTTGGGAGCAAGCCAAGGGCGACAATAGGACCGACCGAGAGGGAGGTAATGTTCTTGATGAGCGTCGATGGGATGGTGTTAGCACCTGACCAGACAGGGTTACTGAACAGCAGACTGCATATTGGTTAGCTGGTGACCAAAGTGCCAGAGAATGATGCGACGCTGAGAACACGTCGTGATGGTAGCAGTAGGTGgtagtagtggtggtggttaGGCAATGCGCCGAGATCTGCCCACAGGGGCTCTGGATCTCTAGTCGTAGCATTGCCCGCGGCGGTTACGAGCCGAGGCGACCAATGATCAGAAAATTGACATGAGGGAAAGGAGACAGCGTGCGCATCAACATGAAGAGCAAGTGCTCGCAACTTCAACAGCAGCTAAGGCCTGAGGGAAGAAATGTTTATGACATACACGACATTTCGAATCTGTTCGAGAGCTGTGAGACGTCAGCGAATGGAGCCAAGACGGGGCCATTTTGTCACTTCTGggccaggaagaagagagcgAGTGCTCTTCAGGCGCTGGCTGGGTACGTCAAGAGGACGCATGACTGGGGCGTCGCATGTCTTCGGGTAAGGAATTGGAAATGTTGCATCATGACTTACACATGCTTCCCTCACATGTTCAGCGAACGGGTTGAGGTTATTGAAACCATCAACCTTTGGTGAACAGTTCGTGGGTTGGCTGGTCCGGTATGGAGAAAGTAGGAACGGACGGGTGTCGGGTAAGGGGACGAACGGGCGAGGCGGATACGAGCGGGAAACTGTAGTAGGGGGAAACttggaaagagagaggatCCGAGCAGAGGTCGGCGAAAGGCGGAGGAAGAACGTGTGAGCTGGACTGGGGATAGATGGAGCTCGACTTTTGGGACCAAAAAAGACAGGGTCGGATTGCGGTCCAGGTCGAAGGATGAATGAAGTTGGCAAGAGAGCCAGGCAGAGAGAGGTGATCAAGGGACGAGCTGAGAGAGAGGATAGGATTGATGAAGGCCAGCAGCGAGCGAGCTGGGGCAGGCGCGATTTTCAATGCCAAGCGGGGTTCAAATCAGGTCGTTCCCAGTGCGCTGCAGGTGCGCGTTTGTACTTGCACACTGATCAGCTCAGCGGGGGAGTGGGAGCAAGGTCAGGTCGgggtccaggtccaggtccaggtctAGGTCGGGGAGCGTGGGTGTGGTGTTGGACTTTGGGCGTGCGTGTGGGTGggcggtggtgggtggtggcaATGGGTGGGACGGTGGATGGATGAAGTTGAACGGACAGAGACTAGATGAAAAGGTGGCCGACGGGACGGATCAtggggcagcagcaccaccaaAAGCCAGGAACCGAAACAAAGCaatgggcggcggcgcgagcGGGAAAGAAGAGGACGGGGAAAGAGTTGGCGAGGTACTCGTAGCGAAGCTGCCGTTAATAAGGTCTTTGCAACGTCGGGCATTGCACTGAGAGGCGGACCAGAAGGTACTTCCAGCGTTCCGCCGGTACCCCCATACCTAACCCTGCCGAACATAACATGTACTATGTAGGGGCGAGGGAACATTTGCACAGCCTCCCCTGCCCTGTCTTTCATCGCattcgtcctcgtcctcgtcctcgtcgtcactgCTCGCGTTATGCATTTGCCCATCTCAGCGATAAAGCGAGAGGATATGCTCGTTAAGTGTTCAAGGCCAGAACGAAGACTAGATTGGTCATCGTCGCTGTTTTGGGATTCCTGGGGTGTTCAACAGAGTCTGAGGAAATGGTACAAAGTACACTACTTCATATACGATGTAGCCCGAAATAGACGACTCTAATGTGTTAAGAGCTGTGTGTGGGTCGAGCAGGACGGAGACGAGACTTGAAGTTGAGAGAGACTGAGGCCAAAGAGGCTGATAGAATGGGAGCGAACGAGGGGTTCCAGCAAGGGTTGGAACTGGGAGGATGGAGGCGCAAGGTGTGGGATGATGGATGCGAAGACGCGCCAACGCTTGTTAGGTTGTGAGTGGTACATCGTAGGTGGGCAAATATGGTGGGGTGGGACGATGGAGACTGTTCTAAATCCCCCGGTAGCCAGTAGAAAGTCGCATATCCGGTATCGAGACAATGGCCGTTGCTGACAAGATCGTGACCTCGATGCCGCGAGAAGTACCTCGTAAAACAGTGGATGGAAACAGGGTAAATTATGTCACCGGAGAGTAGTCGACAAGTATTTCATTCCCGTCCGACAGACGTAGGTCTGTCGCAGGTACCTACCCCGTAGATACTTACCTACTCCCCGTCTACTGGCCAGGCAAGCACATATGATTCCATTCATCCCGACAAGCCGAAGATCCGGTTCCCTGTCGGACCAACAAACAAAGACAGCATACAGGGCTTCACTCATCCGTGCTGTACGAATTAGATGCCAGCAGAAAACGAGCAGCAATTCTCTGTCACCAAAGCGGCAACAGTTGGGCCTAAAAAGGTACCCCAAGCCTGCATTTCCGCACCCTGCACATGCAGCCCTTCTGGCATTCTCTTGCGCGACAACCATCACCGAGTCCGAAACCACAGCTGCTCGTACCATTTCTACCCCCCTCGTTTGTTCTTTGTCACGGCATGCGCAGCAACGCTCAAGCAAGTAAAACAATCTCACTACAGCTCCCTGCCTTGCCGTGCTAGTCTCCATCGGGCGGATACACGCAGCAGCCCCCCCAGCACAATCCTCGACTGGCCATCATCGGATCGCATGCCATCACTGCTAAGCTTTTTGTTGCCTCGAAGCTTGTCTGATCTTTCAGCGACCTCCCCCGTTCACCCCGTGCCGAGTCCCGTTTCCTGTTCTCGCCAGCCGTCGGATCGATTCAGGTTGTTTCTTATCAAACTACACGTACACCTCTGGACCTTGTTCTTGTTCCTTAGGAAGCTAAGATGTCGGAGCAATGCGGAGAAATCAAACCAAAACAACAGACAACCGCACGCCTTAGCtcggaggagagagagggagagggattATGGCCGCCAGCTGCTTGAGGGGCAACGCCGCCTGGATACAGAAACCATCTCCTTTCCGTTCAATCACGCCAAGAACTTTTATTCGTCCGCCATTTGTAGTGACGACCTAGCCATGCCAGTACAACGATCCAATTGAAAATTTTACGAGGGGAAGTCTACTTCTTAGTCGCGTTGTAGCCCGTTTCTCGCCTGCACCCTTCCGACAGTAGAGTTTCTCCCACCACACACGGGCCCAACCACCTGACGGCATCTTGTGCCGACTAATTTACTGTAAAGTAcctacagagtacagagtacggataGCGGCATAGGCTTCCCTTACGCCGACCGATGCTTGACAGCTCGACCATGTCGCCCGTCCATTTTCGGCATTCTCTCGCTCGGATCCCCCAGCCATACATACGCCTTCCCTCGCGTGGTTCTCCAGGCAAATAAGCCCTCGACGTGGAGACCTTCACAACTATTCCGTTGCTTTCACCCTCTCCCACCTCCTTGCCACGCATTGGCAAACCTTGGGAGGCCTTGGGACATGTCATACGGCAGTGCTACGGCAACTGGTtctcggccgacgatggcATCGTACGACACCCGCCCATGAGACGGCAACTAGATAATCCGCCGCACTGAGCAAACATGTTGACCTTGGAACGGAAGAAAGCAATTGCGGTCGGGACGCTCTCCTGCGCGAGGTTGTCAATCACCTGGACGCGCGCCCTCAGACCGCCTCTCTGCGCTTGGTTACGGGAAGCACGCATTGCGCGGCCTGCAAAAGGCCCTCCAGTCAGGTCGGTTCGTTACCAGTGCCAATGCTGATATGGATACCGGTGGTGCCATCCAGAACCCGGGATCCAACGATGTTTGTCCCGCGGCAATACGGCCCATGGGGAAAGCTTCTAGCGACCACTTCGCCTTCTAGTCTCGATCTGTCGACCGCCTCTCAGTCTTGGCAGCCCTGTTTCACATCTCTCAGTGTCGGCTACCcgcttgatcttgatggcATCACGCCTCGTGGGAGCATC containing:
- a CDS encoding Putative Zinc finger, RING-type, with amino-acid sequence MQRSLAYQDTISANLTTLSTTNSETHDGIIRGLLYIPDLSVTDPCYEQQYDIIPRNATTQATLPPSNYNLIALAPWFNATCTRAYLASARLDPIRAFIFYRPNNSTREPQGADSPIWDLEDGDAWRSQNRFPIFAIPGAEGNKMMRQLSLYSGNISQIPFGDQIEQRYEPHDDDFVRIWTELTVKDRDSVPAMWTWILTVVGVVLFIIACLSLTMHLVQRRRRISLRRRVLSGEVDLEAMGIKRVTVPVNHVKGFPLFTYSFQPEMASTPSTTRPPKSLRSPRSMRADQRTISESTTARSRARRASMNSSTSTVATNYQPQCHICLENYLDRESIIRELPCGHIFHPECIDEFLGLNSSLCPICKRNMLPRNYCPKITNGMVRRERAIRRLRERVVLDESDDEEAEVTSKHWGKRLFGTDKAAPPRAETPMTPVLPAKSPKTGQESANARTPSDLEAAPLSQTLEPTQEEQEDSDRPLSHSECREISQQQPKPPRPAAVAQHSHRNKRRKTGGLRLHVPSSDDSKQANQRPEGRKSPSALARARMRALAGTPFDDDPEGRSPACKYETGGGPTSLLTKSTGKRYVVKVFPGFS